The nucleotide window AACGCCTCCGCTTGCGGGAGGCACCCGATACAGTCCCAATCATGAAACCCAACCCTTCGTCTCGTTGATCCTTCCGAGACCACCCGATTTGGTTGGGTATTGAAACAGGGGAAGTTCCTCACGAAGTCAGACGCAGAGCAGTAGCTCGGTAGATTCTGCGGTATTCACAAGACGAGGAGCGCCGGGTTGAGATCCGCGGAAACGACCGTCCAAGTCACAGTCAGCGGGACTGCCCCCCGCCCGAGCCGCGCTGGGCGGATCGGCACAGTCGGGGTCGATGTCGGTCACGTCGTGTCGCTCGGCTATGAGGGCCTAGCCCTATCCGACGTCCTCGCGGAAGTGGCGAGCGCACGGCGTGTGGGCCACTAGCGGGAACGGTCGGGTCCCGGCACCTCCGCGGACGAGTCCGCGTGCCCCACACGACAGACGCCGTGGAACCCGGGACACACAACACCGTGGTGATCCACAGCGTCAGATGCTGTGGATCGTGACTGTCGGATCGATGGCATTCAACGCGGCCAGGTCATGCTCGTCGCCGGTCACGATGGGCAATCCGAGTTTGCGAGCCAACGTCACCACAGACGCGTCCACAACATCATCTGTTCCTGACTTGCCGCACAGAACACCACAGGCTTGAGCCAGGTGCTCGGTGAGCGGTTCGACGGTGACTCTCTTGTCCTTGAGGAACTTGGCGAGGCGCGCCTGCCCAGCGCCACCGCGCCACGCTTGAGCTAGGACCGCGGCTGGCACGAACACCTGGTCGCCGCCTTCATTCATCCCGGCGAGTAGCGCGATCATCCGCGTCTTATTCCTCTCGATACCGATGAGGGCGCCGGCATCGAAGACCATGCCGGTCACGACGCGGCGTTCAGCGGCTCACCGGCCGGAGTCACCGGATGCGTGACGGGGTGGCCGAGCACCTGGCTTGCCCAGGCGTAATCCTCCGGGGTTGGCTCCCCGCCGCTGGACCGCATCTGCGACACAAGTTCGGTCAGCGTGTCGTCTTCGCGTTGCTGAGACATGGCGCGAGCGACGTATGCCGACACGTTGTCCGCCCGGCCCTGCTCGACTGCCCGCTGGGCTTCGAGAACCAGCTCATCCGGCAAACTGACTGTGATCTTCTTGGTCATACTTCCATCATACCGGCGTTCATTCCTCACTGACTAGGACTACTCGCGTAACGGTGGAAAACTCGCCGAACTTGGCTCCCCCCGCCTGCGGATTGGTTCTGCGGAATCACCAGAGCAAGGGCCCCCACTTCCGCTGGCATGCGGCCGTTCCCAACACGCCACCTGCGACCAATCGAACGCACACCATGCGACCATTCGAACACGCGACCCGCGACTAATCGAACGCTCGCGACACCATCCAGGACCCCGGCGAGGTAGGCTCTCGAAATGGCCGCCGCCGACAACCTCGTCGCTCGCCACGCGTCGCGCCTCGTCGCCGAGGCTCTGCGGGACACCCGGGTCGTCCTGGTGCAGGGGGCTCGGCAGGTCGGCAAGTCGACTCTCGCCACGCGCCTCGTAGACCTACCGGGGGCCGAGGTACGCACACTCGACGATGTCGGAATGCTGGAGGCGGCCCGAACAGATCCCGTCGGGTTCGTCGAAACGCCAGGTCCCCTGGTCATCGACGAAATCCAGCGTGCTCCAGAGCTACTCCTGGCCATCAAGTCCCGAGTGGATCGAGATCCCCGCCCCGGGCAGTTTCTACTCACGGGGTCCGCACAAGTCCTCGCGACGCGACGAGTCGCCGACTCGCTGCCCGGCCGCGTCGAAACGATCAGCCTCTGGCCGCTGTCACAGGGGGAGATCGACGTCTCCCCCGACCAATTCCTCGATGCGGTGTTCCAAGACGGTCCCGATTTCACGCACACGACATCGGTCGCCCGCTCCGAGTACTTGTCCAGATTGACGCGCGGAGGCTTCCCGGACGCCCGCAACCGCTCCGCTCGACGGCTGCAAGCATTCCTGGATTCGTATACACGCTCGATCGTCGATCGCGATGTGCGGGACCTCTCCCAGATCGAGCGAGCGCCCCAACTTCGGGCGCTGCTTCCGATGCTGGCGGCACGCTCAGGCTCATTGATGATGCCTGCGGGGTTGGCCAACAAACTCGCAATCTCACGCCCCACGGTGGCGCGCTACCTGGCACTGCTTCAAGAGGTCTTCCTGATCGCCGCAATCCCGGCTTGGAGTCGAAACGTGAGCGCCAGGGCAACATCGGCAAGCAAGCTGGCGTTCGTCGACTCCGGGATCGCTGCCAACCTGCTCGGGGAAACGCCCGAGAGCCTGGCGAGACCCCAGTCTCATCTGGGGCCGCTGCTGGAAGGTTTCGTGGCGATGGAACTGGCACGGCAAGCCACGTGGAGCGATGTTCGGGTGGAACTGTCCCACTACCGAACCAAGGATGGAGTGGAAGTCGACCTCATCGCAGAGGACCGCTCGGGAGCTGTCATCGCGATCGAGGTCAAGGCCTCATCCACGGTGCGATCGGAGGACTTCCGGGGGATCCATCACCTCAGGGAACGAATTGGTGATGATCTGCGCCTCGGGATCGTCCTTCACGCTGGAACGAACACGCTGGCCTTCGGCCCTGGCCTCAAGGCAGTCCCCATCGCCGCGATATGGGAGGCCGGCCGCCCGAAGTGACCCCCTTTCTCAAGCAGGTCAGGAAGGGTCTGCTGGTGCCCCTGGTCGGCGGCGGTTCACCGATAGGCGTCCTTGCGCGGCGCGATCGTTAGGACGTGAGCTGACCCATCCGTTGAGATCTCATACAGGATGCGGCGCGAACGGCCGAGCCAGGCCCAACGGATGCCCTTCAGCGCGCCGACTCCAAGGCGGCAAGCTCAGCCTCTGTCCGCGCAGGATTCCGGCCCTCAGCACGCGCCTCAGCGATGGCGATGGCGATGGCGATGGAGCCGACAGGTTTCTTGCTAGCGTCTGCTAGTTGCCGCAGAACCGACCGGATGGGGAATCAATGCGCAAAGCAAGATGGACGATCGCCGCAGCGAGTGCCGCGCTGGCCTTCGGAGCCGTCTCGGGAACCGCGGTCCAGGCGGACCCCGCCCAGTATCCAACCAACGGGCGGCTCGTCTTCAGCGCTGTGGACGGGGACACCGGAACGGTGCAGATATTCAGCGTTACGGGTCATGGCAAGGGCTTGCGGCAGCTAACCCAGCCCTCGGGCCCCGATGTGTGGAACGAGTGTCCGTCATGGAGCCCCAACGGCAAGAGGATCCTCTTCGACAACGCGGATCGATCAGACGACACCCTGCCGCAGTTGTACCGAATGCGCGGCGACGGCTCACGCGCTCGTTTGATCGGATCGACGACGAGATACGCGGCCTGCCCAGTCGCCAGTCCGTCTCAGAACCTGATCGCCTACCTGACCTATCCGAAGTCGGGCAACGCACAGATCGGGATCATGAAGTCTCGCGGAACGGGCGCCCGGGTACTGCTCAAGGCCAAGGGCGCGAACCTGTACGGCCCATCCTTCTCACCGAATGGGCGCTTGCTCGCCTACGAGCGGGTCGTCTTCGGCCAGAACGGAATCCAGAGCGCGGACGTGTACGTGTACGACATGATGACAGGCTCGAAGACCAATCTGACTTCCGGTCGCCCGGCACAGTTCGGTTCGCCCTCATGGGACCCCCGAGGTGACGCGATTCTCGCGACGCGCGGCGCGCGCAACGTGGTTCGCATCGATCTGAACGACCTGACAACCAAGCGCGTCGTCAAGTCGCCCAAGAACACGTGGGTGACCAGCCCCGTCTACGCGCCTCATCGCAACAAGATCGCCTACCTCACTTGTGAAGGCGATTGCGGAGACCCTGATATCACCGGGATCGGAACTTTGTGGACCGCGAAACCAAATGGCAAGAAGGCCAGGGCGATAGTGGCGACGGAGGGCGCGATTCAACCAGCCGACAAGGTGTCCTGGGGAGTTCGTCCCTGACACGTCAACGGCAAGGCCGCCTTGGCGCAAGGGGCGTTAAGTCACTCGCCGCAGGATCTCCGGGCTCAACTCGACGCCGCCGCGCCTGGCGTCGTGGCGGAGGCTTCTCCAGACGGCCCGGGACTCACTCGGACGAGATCAACACCCTCGAGTAGCTGGACTGGCCGGCATGCGATCTGTTTCACTCGTCACGAGCGAGCGACAGGGCAGGAAGGCGGCTGGCATGCCAAAGCCCCACTCGAGGCCGGTTTCTTCAGTAATCGTCGCACTGACGGCAGTGGCAGCGCTCGCGTTCTCCGCCGGATGCAGCCCGTCGCAACCACTCAAGGATCCAACGCGGCAACCGCAGGGGATCATCCCGGCGGCCAAGTCACTGACGGCCAAGGACATCCTGAACGCCGACCTGCCGTGGGGCCCCTTCATGTCTCCAGACGCGTCCCGAGCGATGTGGATCAAAACGAACTACACGCCGGGCGAGGAGCTCCCGTCGTGGAAGATGTACGTCACGGACCTCGCGACTCTCAAGAGCAAGCTGGTCCTTTCCGGTTCAGGCCTGATAGCGGGCCTTCCCAAGTGGTCCCCAGATGGGACCACCTTCGCCTACATCGACGCGGCACCTGACGGGACAACGCAGCTGTTCACGGTCCCGGCTTCCGGCGGGAAGCCAACGAAGGTCACCTCCGTCGAAGGAGGCGTGGTCGCGCACGCGTGGCGGGACGCCTCCACGCTCGCGTTCACAGCTCCCGTAGTCGACGCGGACGCCGATGACACGGACGAGACGATCCACGTCACGACCGAGACTGACGACAAGGTGAGGCTCTTCCAGGTCGCCGCCGCTGGAGGGAAAGTTGTCCCGCTGACGCACAACAACGACCAGATCACCTCATTCTGGCTCTCGCCCGACGGCGGCAAGGCGCTCACGGTCCAGACGCGGGACTTCGGTGGAGGCAACGAGTACTACCAGAAGATACCCCAAGTGCCGCGCCTGAACTACCTCGTCGATCTCTCGAACGGAACTGAGAAGTCAGTACTTCAGGACGTCCGCTCGGTATCCGGTGTCACGTGGTCCTCCGATTCCCAGACGGCCTGGGTGGAGAGCAACTACACGCCCGACAAGTTGCTGGCCGCAACGACGACCAAGATTCGGGCGCTCGACGTTCCTTCCGGAAGCGACAGCGAGGTCGATCTGGACTGGAGCCGAGGCATTCATTCGCAAACGGGCGCGACTCCGGCCGTGGCCTCGACGTCTGACGGCTTCATGGCGATGCTCGCGGACGGCACGAACCCGAGGCTCGCCGCCTATTCGGGGCCGAAGCAGTCACCGGCGAGACAGGCATTGGAAGGCGAGCATCAGGGAAGCATCTTCGCCTTCGATGTTTCCAAGGACGGGAAGAAGATCGTCTACCTCTATTCGACGCCCAGCACCCCGCCGCAGATGTACGCAGCCAAGATCATCTCCGGGAACATCAGCGACCCGAGGCGCTTCACGGACCTCAACGCGGGCTGGTCCGGCAAGGAGTTCGTCAGGAGCGAGGTAATCAGCTGGCAGGGCGCGCAGAACGATCCCGTGGACGGCATCCTCTGGTACCCAAGCGGCTACGAGCCGGGCAAAAAGTACCCGCTCGTGTTGATGATCCACGGCGGACCATTCCACGTCGACCTAGCCGAATGGGCGAGCAACACCTATTCGCTCTACCCCTACCAGTTGATGGCGCAAAAGGGAGCCTTCGTGCTGGCCCCCAACTACCACGGCAGCAGCGAGTACGGCCTCGACTTCGCCCGCTCGATTCGCGACGGCCGGTTCTACGACTACCCCCTCCAGGACATCGAGAACGCCATCGACCGTCTCGTAGAACTGGGGATGGTCGACGACAACCGGCTCGGAACTCTGGGGTGGTCAAACGGCTCGATCCTGTCCAACGCGCTCATAGCCCAGGACCAGCGCTTCAAGGCAGCCTCGCTCGGAGCCGGGGGAAACGAGTGGGTCTCGCTTTGGGGATCAGCCGTGGACGGGTATTTGCTCCTCGAGTACTACTTCGGCGCGGGCCCCATCGAGAATCCGTCGCTGTACACGGACGCCGCGATGGCGCCGTTCTACAGCGCTCGCGACGTTGAAACGCCCGCAGTTATGTACCAGGGGGATGCCGACATAAGCGTGCCGCCAGGTATGACATGGAGCGCATTCCGCGCCCTGCAGAAGTACGGGAAAGCGCCGGTCGAGCTGTTCATCTTCCCCGGGGCCGGCCACGATCCCATCCAGCGCTCCTACCAGGCGCGAAAGCTGACCGAAGACATCAAGTGGTTCGACAAGTACCTGTTCGATTCCAATGGACCATAGCCACGATGAGTCGATCGCCGCGATCTACGACTCCTCCGCCACGACTTACGACGCCAGCCGGGACGAGTTTGATCTGACTGAGGTACTCCGTGATTTCCGCGCCCGGCTCCCGGCGTCCGGAAACCTGCTCGACTTGGGCTGCGGCGCGGGCAGACCCGTCGCCCTTGAGTTCGCCTCCGCCGGATGGCACGTGACCGGCGTGGATCGCAGCCGCGCGATGCTCGACCTGGCAGCCAAGTTCGTGCCCGGCATGGAGGTCATCCACGCCGACATGCGCAGCGTGAGATTCCCCGATCAGTCCTTCGACGCGATCGTGGCGATCTACGCCCTGTTCCACATCCCGTGGACGGACCACCCGGCGTTGTTCGCGAACATGCGCGCGTGGCTGCGTCCAGGCGGCACCGCTCTGTTCACGTATGCCACACGTGCCTACACCGGGCACGATCGGTTCAACGGGACCAAGGAGTTCATGGGTCAACAGTTGTTCTACAGCCACACCACGCCGGAGGAGCTTCGGGCTCAACTCGACGCCGCCGGACTGG belongs to Candidatus Nanopelagicales bacterium and includes:
- a CDS encoding PIN domain-containing protein yields the protein MTGMVFDAGALIGIERNKTRMIALLAGMNEGGDQVFVPAAVLAQAWRGGAGQARLAKFLKDKRVTVEPLTEHLAQACGVLCGKSGTDDVVDASVVTLARKLGLPIVTGDEHDLAALNAIDPTVTIHSI
- a CDS encoding ATP-binding protein produces the protein MAAADNLVARHASRLVAEALRDTRVVLVQGARQVGKSTLATRLVDLPGAEVRTLDDVGMLEAARTDPVGFVETPGPLVIDEIQRAPELLLAIKSRVDRDPRPGQFLLTGSAQVLATRRVADSLPGRVETISLWPLSQGEIDVSPDQFLDAVFQDGPDFTHTTSVARSEYLSRLTRGGFPDARNRSARRLQAFLDSYTRSIVDRDVRDLSQIERAPQLRALLPMLAARSGSLMMPAGLANKLAISRPTVARYLALLQEVFLIAAIPAWSRNVSARATSASKLAFVDSGIAANLLGETPESLARPQSHLGPLLEGFVAMELARQATWSDVRVELSHYRTKDGVEVDLIAEDRSGAVIAIEVKASSTVRSEDFRGIHHLRERIGDDLRLGIVLHAGTNTLAFGPGLKAVPIAAIWEAGRPK
- a CDS encoding prolyl oligopeptidase family serine peptidase, giving the protein MRSVSLVTSERQGRKAAGMPKPHSRPVSSVIVALTAVAALAFSAGCSPSQPLKDPTRQPQGIIPAAKSLTAKDILNADLPWGPFMSPDASRAMWIKTNYTPGEELPSWKMYVTDLATLKSKLVLSGSGLIAGLPKWSPDGTTFAYIDAAPDGTTQLFTVPASGGKPTKVTSVEGGVVAHAWRDASTLAFTAPVVDADADDTDETIHVTTETDDKVRLFQVAAAGGKVVPLTHNNDQITSFWLSPDGGKALTVQTRDFGGGNEYYQKIPQVPRLNYLVDLSNGTEKSVLQDVRSVSGVTWSSDSQTAWVESNYTPDKLLAATTTKIRALDVPSGSDSEVDLDWSRGIHSQTGATPAVASTSDGFMAMLADGTNPRLAAYSGPKQSPARQALEGEHQGSIFAFDVSKDGKKIVYLYSTPSTPPQMYAAKIISGNISDPRRFTDLNAGWSGKEFVRSEVISWQGAQNDPVDGILWYPSGYEPGKKYPLVLMIHGGPFHVDLAEWASNTYSLYPYQLMAQKGAFVLAPNYHGSSEYGLDFARSIRDGRFYDYPLQDIENAIDRLVELGMVDDNRLGTLGWSNGSILSNALIAQDQRFKAASLGAGGNEWVSLWGSAVDGYLLLEYYFGAGPIENPSLYTDAAMAPFYSARDVETPAVMYQGDADISVPPGMTWSAFRALQKYGKAPVELFIFPGAGHDPIQRSYQARKLTEDIKWFDKYLFDSNGP
- a CDS encoding methyltransferase domain-containing protein; the protein is MDHSHDESIAAIYDSSATTYDASRDEFDLTEVLRDFRARLPASGNLLDLGCGAGRPVALEFASAGWHVTGVDRSRAMLDLAAKFVPGMEVIHADMRSVRFPDQSFDAIVAIYALFHIPWTDHPALFANMRAWLRPGGTALFTYATRAYTGHDRFNGTKEFMGQQLFYSHTTPEELRAQLDAAGLDVVDAQDRTIAGETFLWVTVTPRST